From a single Aquarana catesbeiana isolate 2022-GZ linkage group LG09, ASM4218655v1, whole genome shotgun sequence genomic region:
- the LOC141108702 gene encoding moesin, with protein sequence MPKTISVRVTTMDAELEFAIQPNTTGKQLFDQVVKTIGLREVWFFGLQYQDTKGFSTWLKLNKKVTAQDVRKDSPLLFKFRGKFYPEDVSEELIQDITQRLFFLQVKEGILNDDIYCPPETAVLLASYAVQAKYGDYNKDVQKSGYLSQDKLLPQRVLEQHKLTKDQWEDRIHIWHEEHRGMLREDAILEYLKIAQDLEMYGVNYFSIKNKKGSELWLGVDALGLNIYEQNDRLTPKIGFPWSEIRNISFNDKKFVIKPIDKKAPDFVFYAPRLRINKRILALCMGNHELYMRRRKPDTIEVQQMKAQAREEKHQKQMERALLENEKKKREIAEKEKEKIEREKEELMDRLRQIEEQTRKAQEELEEQTRKALELEDERRKAQEEAERLARERQAAEDAKEALLKQSQDQQKNQEQLSAELAELTSTINQLELSRQKKESEAEEWQQKAQNVQLDLEKTKEELKLVMSTPHVQEPVHAENEQDDDQDENGAEASADLKAEAMIKDRSEEDRTTEAEKNERVQKHLKLLSSELAVARDETKKTVNDILHTENVLAGRDKYKTLRQIRQGNTKQRIDEFEAL encoded by the exons ATCAGTGTACGTGTGACCACAATGGATGCCGAGCTGGAGTTTGCCATCCAGCCAAACACCACTGGCAAACAGCTCTTTGACCAG GTGGTGAAAACGATCGGCCTTCGGGAAGTCTGGTTTTTTGGGTTACAGTATCAAGACACCAAAGGCTTCTCCACATGGCTGAAGCTCAACAAAAAG GTGACGGCTCAGGATGTGAGGAAGGACAGCCCGCTTCTCTTCAAGTTTCGGGGCAAATTCTACCCGGAGGACGTCTCTGAGGAGCTGATCCAGGACATCACCCAGAGACTCTTCTTCCTGCAGGTGAAGGAAGGCATCCTGAACGACGACATCTACTGCCCGCCAGAGACTGCCGTGCTCCTGGCCTCCTACGCTGTACAGGCCAAGTATGGGGATTATAACAAGGATGTACAGAAGTCGGGATACCTGTCCCAAGACAAGCTTCTCCCTCAGAG AGTCTTGGAGCAGCATAAGCTCACCAAGGACCAATGGGAGGACAGAATCCACATTTGGCATGAAGAACACAGAGGGATGTTAAG GGAGGATGCAATCCTAGAATACCTGAAGATCGCTCAGGACCTGGAGATGTACGGAGTGAACTACTTTAGCATTAAGAATAAGAAGGGCTCAGAACTTTGGCTTGGAGTAGATGCCTTGGGGCTTAATATTTATGAACAGAATGACAG ATTGACACCTAAGATTGGTTTCCCGTGGAGTGAAATAAGAAATATTTCATTTAACGACAAGAAATTTGTTATCAAACCCATCGACAAGAAGGCACCG GACTTTGTGTTCTACGCTCCCCGATTACGCATCAACAAGAGAATCTTGGCTCTTTGCATGGGCAACCATGAGCTGTACATGCGCCGCAGGAAGCCAGACACCATTGAAGTGCAGCAGATGAAAGCTCAAGCAAGGGAAGAGAAGCACCAGAAACAGATGGAGAG AGCCTTGCTGGAGaatgagaagaagaagagagaaattgcagagaaagagaaggaaaagatTGAACGCGAAAAGGAGGAACTGATGGATAGGCTACGACAGATCGAGGAGCAGACCAGAAAAGCCCAAGAAG AGTTGGAGGAGCAGACCCGGAAAGCCTTGGAATTGGAGGATGAAAGGAGAAAAGCACAAGAGGAGGCCGAAAGACTCGCAAGAGAACGGCAGGCCGCTGAGGATGCCAAGGAGGCCCTTCTGAAACAGTCACAAGACCAGCAGAAGAATCAGGAGCAGCTG TCTGCAGAGCTTGCTGAGCTGACGAGCACCATCAATCAGCTAGAACTGTCCAGGCAGAAGAAAGAAAGTGAAGCTGAGGAATGGCAACAGAAG GCCCAGAATGTGCAGCTTGACTTGGAGAAGACCAAAGAAGAGCTGAAGCTGGTGATGAGCACTCCCCACGTCCAGGAGCCGGTACACGCGGAGAACGAACAGGACGATGATCAGGATGAGAACGGAGCGGAGGCCAGCGCAGACCTGAAAGCGGAGGCCATGATCAAAGATAGGAGCGAGGAGGATCGCACCACGGAGGCCGAGAAGAATGAAAGGGTCCAGAAGCACCTAAAG CTCTTGAGCTCAGAACTAGCCGTCGCGAGAGACGAGACCAAGAAGACCGTCAATGACATATTGCACACCGAAAACGTGCTCGCCGGCAGGGACAAGTACAAGACCCTCCGCCAGATCCGCCAAGGCAACACCAAGCAACGCATAGACGAATTTGAAGCCCTGTAA